The genomic window TTGGCGACCGCAACGGCGTGCGTACTCCAATGCAATGGAATGGCGACCGCAATGCTGGTTTTTCTGCCGCCGATTTTGCCCGTTTGTATAGCCCTGTGATTATCGATCCGGTTTATGGCTATCAAGCGATCAATGTTGAGGCGCAGGAGCGGGTGCAATCATCATTATTAAATTGGATGAAGCGCTTAATTCGGGTGCGCAAGCGTTATTCAGTCTTTGGGCGTGGCGATATTCAAATTCTCGAAACGCAAAATCGCAAAGTTTTAGCCTATTTGCGCAGCTATGCCGACCAAACGGTGCTGATTGTCAATAATCTTTCGCGCTTTATCCAGCCAGTCGAGCTGGATTTGGCTGAGTTTGCGGGCATGCGCTTGGTGGAATTAATTGGTGAAACGCCATTTCCGGCGATTGCGACGACACCTTATTTTCTCTCGCTAGCGCCGCATGGCTTTATCTGGTTCCGAATCGAAGGAGTGCGCCTTGCTCTCGACGACGCTTAAACAACGATTGCAACCAATTATCAAAGTGGAACGCTTGGGATTAATCACCGATATTGATGGCACGATCAGCCGAATTGCACCAACGCCTGATGGTGCAACCGTTGATCCATTATGTCGAGCCGCTTTGAGCCAATTGACTGAGCATTTGCCCTTGGTTGCTGCGGTTTCTGGTCGGGCTGCCCGCGATGTCCAACGCATGCTGCAACTCCCAGCCATGCGCTACATCGGCAACCATGGCTTGGAAATCTGGGGCCAAGATGGTGGGATGCTTGTGCCCGCTGCCCAACCGTATAGCGCCGCTGTGCGCGAATTTGTGGCGGCGATGCAGCGCTACGAGCTACCTGAAGGTGTTGTGCTTGAATCCAAGGGCATCACGGCAACCTTACATTATCGCTTGGCAACTGATCAAATGGCGGCTGAACTTTGGCTGCGCAAGGTTTTGAGCGAACTAGCCGCCGCCCACAATTTGATCATTACCGAAGGGTTGATGATTTTCGAGGTACGCCCACCCGTTGATTGGCATAAGGGCAGCGCGGTTGCTTGGCTGATCGAGGAGCACAAACTTGAGGCAGCAATCTTTTTGGGCGACGATCTGACCGATGTCGATGGCTTTCGCTCGATTGCAGCAGCGCGTGAACATGGTTGCCAAGCCTTGGCGATCGGCGTAATCAATCCCGAATCGCACCCATCGGTAGCCGAAACTGCCGATATTTGTATCAACGGCGTTGATGCTAGTGCTGAGGTTTTACAATGGATTCTTGAGCAACGGTTGGCACGTACACATCCCGCTGGTAGCTAGGACTTTTAGCATAGCTGACATTGTTGACATTGCTCAACGTGTCAGCTATGTTAAGCCAAATCATGCCTATCAAGGAGATACTATGAGTGAACCGAAAGACGCTGGATTACAAGAAGCTCAAAGCCAGCTTTCAAGCAAAATGTTCGACTTATTTGATTCAGTAATCAACGATCGCCGCTCATATTATCAAAAGAATCCGCATAAAATCCCTTCTGAAAGTGAGATTAAAAAATTAATTAAGGATTATAGTAATAAAAATGCAGTAATTACGGGGACATTAAATCTTATACCAGGCCCATGGGGTCTGTTGACCATCATTCCAGAGCTAATTCTAGTCATTTATAATCAAGTATCGTTAATTTACGACATTGCTGCGGCTTATGGACAAGATAAATTTATAAATCGCGAGCTTTTAGCTGGAATTTTTATGTCATCGCTTGGTTTAAGCACTATGGGCTTATTAACTGTGCATGGTGGCACAGTATTAGTTAAACGAAGTTCATTGCGGATATTTCAACAACTTGTTGCATCTTTGGGTGGGAGAGTAACTCAAAAGTTACTAAAACAACAAATTGGTAGATTCTTGCCAGGAGTGGGTGCAGTTATTATGGCTGTTTGGTCGAAATATACAACCAGCAGTGTTGGCAAAAAAGCTACAGAGATCTTGAAAAAGAAAATTGAATTTAGTGATGAAGAAGTAACACAAGCAGAAGTTGACGCAGATGATGTTGTCGAGGTAGTCATAGAAATAGATCCAACCATTGAATCAGAGCTAGATCTAGATAATTCTGCCCCAGATTCAATTGCCTCTCAGCCGCTTGATGTACTCAAAATTGAAACAGTCATTAATCTAATGAAAACTGGTGACCAAATTACTCAACAGGATTTAGATTATGTTGAATCTATAATCAATGCCGCCGCTATTGATACCGAAACTCAGAATTATTTGAATGGATTATTACAAACTAGCAATAAAACAGATCTTGACTATAGCTTGTTCAGCAGTAATCCTAACCATTCCTTAGAAATATTACAATCGATGATTCAATTCGCAAAACAACGTGAATCAATTCACATCACGCAAAAAATGTATATCAAGCAAGTTGGCAAGCTTTTGGAATTTTCCGATGAGGATGTTGTTGAATTGCTTAATGCTTGATTTTAAGTAATTTTTTAGAATTACAATAGTTCATTAAGAAAATTTTAAGATTATCGCGCTATACTTGCTGGCAGCGTGAGCCAATCACGTGGGCTATTTTCTTCAGTTGAAGGAGCAAGTATGCAGCGTAGGTTAACATGGCGTTGGTTGGGGTTACTTAGTTTGGCCTTGGGTTTGCTGATTCAAGCACCTATTTCGGCGCAAACCCGCAACCCGCAACGAGCCAATTTAACGGTAACGGTCACCAATGCTGATGGCAAGCCCTTGAACAACGCCACAGTTTCAGTTGCGAGTTTGGGATTAACTGCCACGACTGACGCGGCGGGTAATGCCCATTTTAGCCTAACTGCCAGCGAAAGCCAAGCTATTGAGGTGGCGGTTGATGCTAACGGCTATCGCGCTTGGCGTTTACGCAATGCCCAATTAATCCCTAATGATACGCTGTTGGTCGATGCGCCACTCACGCTCACCAATAAAGCTGTCGATCAACAACCAGAAATTATTGAGGTTCAGCCGCATCGGTTAACCACCAACACACCCCAAGAAGCTAGTTTAAATGATGATGAATTGAATCAAATTATGGCAGGCACAAATACTACGCCGCCAAGCACAATTCGGGTCTATCGCGTGAGCCTTGGACGAATCGATACGGTCAATTTCAAAACATATGTCAAGCATGTACTACCCAACGAATGGGTGGCGGGTTGGCGCACCGAATCGTTGCGTTCGGGCGCGATGGCCTCGAAAACCTATGCTTGGTATCGCACGATGTACCCCAAATATCCGGGCAAAGGCTATGATACTAAGGATACGACCGCCGACCAAGTGTACAATCCCAATGTCTCGTATGCCAGCACTAACGCAGCGGTTGATGATACCTGGAACTATCGCTTGATCAAAAATAATGCGATTTTCCAAAGCCAATATTGTGCTGGCTCCTACAATGGCAGTCGCACATCGGGCCAGTGCAGCCAAAATCACGGTTGGACGGTTGGCTTGTATATGAGCCAATGGGGTTCGAAATATCTGGCCGATAATGGCTCAACTTGGCGTTCAATCCTGACTTTTTACTATGATAACGCCACAATTGGCACGATCTCTGGTGGTACAACCCCTAGTTTGCCCGCTTGGCCAAGCTTGCGCAATGGCAGTTCGGGCAACGATGTTAAGGCTGCTCAGTATTTATTGCGTTCGCATGGCCATTCACTGACGGCTGACGGAGCATTTGGTGCTGGCACGGAACAAGCAGTGCGAAGTTTCCAAAGCGCCAATGGCTTAACCGCTGATGGCATTATTGGCCCACAAACCTATGCCAAACTGATCAAAACCGTGCAGAATGGTAGCAGCGGCGATGCGGTTCGGGCAATTCAGACCCTACTTGGTATAACGATTGATGGGGCATTTGGCGCTGGCACGGAACAAGCAGTGCTCAATTTACAATCGACCTATGGCCTAACCCGCGATGGAATTGTTGGACCACTGACATGGCAAGCAGCCTTTGGGAAGTAGGTGCAACGTTTAATCAGCGTCAAGTCTTTGCCTGCCAATGTTGGTAGGCAAAGATATTTTAATGATTGCCGCTTAAATATTGCTTTGTTGTAGCTATCGGTGGGTAGTTCGGCATACGACCTCGGTTGGTAAAAGGATATGGCTCGCACCATCCAATATACCAACCTGAGGTCGTTGTGTACCCTCGTTCTACATACCTGTCCGCCCTTAAAATGCAGAGCGAGATGAGGAAGCTAGGAGGTGAGGGAATAGGTTAATCGCGGCGTAGTTTGCGATAGGTAATCCGATGCGGGTGATCGGCGGCACTGCCTAAGCGTTTGCGGCGATCAGCCTCGTATTCGCTATAGGTGCCAGGATACCAAACCACTTGGCTATCACCTTCAAAGGCCAGCATATGGGTAGCAACCCGATCAAGGAACCAGCGATCGTGGGAAATAATCACGGCACAGCCGCCAAAATTTTCCAAGGCTTCTTCCAAGGCTCGCAGGGTATGCACATCTAAGTCGTTGGTTGGTTCGTCGAGCAGGATAACATTCGCACCAGATTTGAGCATTTTGGCCAAATGCACACGGTTGCGCTCACCACCAGAGAGGCCACCGACCTTCTTTTGTTGATCCGAGCCTGAGAAATTGAAACGGGCAACATAGGCGCGGGAATTGACTGTGCGTGGCCCCAGCTGAATCTGCTCAGCACCTTCGGAAATTTCTTCCCAAACAGTTTTTTCGGGGTCAAGCGTTTCACGGCTTTGGTCAACATAGGCCAATTTGACGGTTGAGCCAACTTCAAACACGCCGCTATCAGGCTGTTCTTGGTCGGTAATCATGCGGAACAAGGTTGTTTTACCTGCGCCGTTTGGCCCAATAATGCCCACAATCCCGCCAGCAGGCAAATCGAGGGTCAAATTTTCATAAAGCAACTTATCGCCAAACGATTTGCTCACATTATTGGCACGAATCACAATATCGCCCAAGCGCGGCCCTGGTGGAATGAAAATTTCCAATTCGCCTTGCGCTTTTTCAGTATTTTGGCTGAGCAATTGCTCATAGGCGTTAATCCGGGCTTTGCTCTTGGTTTGACGAGCCTTTGGAGCCATGTTAATCCAATCCAACTCGCGTTGGAGGGTTTTTTGGCGTTGTGATTCAGCTTTTTCTTCGTTGGCGAGGCGTTGTTGTTTTTGCTCAAGCCACGACGAATAATTGCCCTTCCATGGAATACCTTGACCACGATCAAGCTCCAAAATCCAGCCAGCCACATTATTTAAAAAGTGGCGATCGTGGGTAACCGCGATGACCGTGCCAGGATATTCTTGCAAGTGTTTTTCGAGCCAAGCCACTGATTCAGCATCGAGGTGGTTGGTTGGTTCGTCGAGCAGCAAAATGCTTGGCTCTTCAAGTAACAAGCGACAGAGCGCCACGCGGCGGCGTTCGCCACCAGAAAGCACCTCAACTGGCGTATCCGATGGTGGGCAGCGCAGCGCATCCATAGCGAAATCAAGGCGGCTATCCAGATCCCAGGCATTCATTTGGTCAAGCTTATCTTGCACCTCGCCTTGACGTTGGATCAGCGCATCCATCTCGTCGTCGCTCATAGATTCGCCGAATTTAGCGTTAATTTCATCGTATTCGCGCAAGGCATCAACGACGGGTTTGACCGCTTCTTCGACGATTTGACGCACGGTTTTGCCAGTATCAAGTTGGGGTTCTTGCTCAAGGTAGCCAATCGTATAGCCTGGAGCTAAAACCGTTTCGCCTTGAAACTCTTGATCAACGCCCGCCAAAATGCGCAGCAGGCTAGATTTACCCGAGCCGTTCGTCCCGAGCACGCCAATTTTTGCGCCCAAAAAATAGGATAACGAAATATCCTTCAACACTTGCTTATTTGGCGGATGAATTTTGCTCACCCGAATCATCGAGTAGATAACTTTGTTATCCACAAACACCTCACATCTAGGCCAGAGTTCATTCGGCCTTATTGTACTTGAATTTACTAGAACATAGAGCAAAGAACATAGACTTGCGGATTAGAAGTTTTGCTCCACAGAGGGCACGAAGGGAGATTAGGCTATCGGCGTTTGGCTCTAGGCTTTTGGAGTAGAGAATTTTTGAAATGATTAAAACATTCCGATAGCCCATAGCCGATAGCCATTAATCCTCTGTGACTCTGCGTTAAAAACCCATTGCTCTTTATTCATCCTTCATCCCTCATCCTTCATCCTTGTCTTATGGTATGCTTAGCCCAATTTGCCAGCGTACCAGAGGGATGTTGTATGCTACGAGTGTCGGATGCTCTACGGGTATTGTTACAAAACCAAACAGTGGTAGGCAATGATTGGCTACCGCCCACCAAAATTCGCTCGCTCTACTTAAATGATCCTGCCGCGATTTGGCTGGAGCATCATGGCGCGGCGCATGGCTTTGCCCCTGAAACGCTCAGTTATGCCTTTATCGATTTTCTGGCCGAAAAAGGCCATCAATTCGAGCTAGCTTGGCTGCAACGTGTCGCGCCCAATGCAGTTCAAGTTTGCGTCGAACCCTATGAAGGCCGCGAGGCTCATCGTGTCGCCCAAACCCTCGACCTGATTGAGGCTGGAACGCCCGTGATTGCCCAACCAGCCTTGTGGTGGCCCGCTGAGCGAATTTTTGGCACGCCCGATTTGATTGTGCTTAGCTCGTGGTTTCGCCAGCAATACCCTGAAATGGGGCATTTGGTCGGTGAAACTGAACATTATTTGGTGCTTGATTTGAAGTTTTCAAGCAACCTTGAAAAGCGCGAAAAAGCTGCTGATTTGAGTTGCTACAGCGCTCAAACTCGTATGTATAGTTATATGCTAGGTCAGATTCAGGGCATCATGCCCCAACATGCCTTCTTAATTACCCGTGATCGTTTGCATAATCCAATATCGATTCCAATTGAGGCTCAGCTTGAGCAGCCGCTTGATGCTGATATTCGCCAAAACTGTGAGCGCTATTTCGAGATTGTGCGCAATGGCGGCCAATATCTGCCATGGAACGATCCGATTGTGCAACTGAATCCGAATGTGAACGATGAACGTTGGAGCAAAGCCCGCACTCAAATTCGCCAACGCCAGCCAGGCGGCGAGATGCTGCGGCTCTGGAATATTGGGGCAGCGGCCCAACAAAAATTGGTCAAAGCTGGCATTACCACGTTGTCCAGCCTGATGAACGCGGCCAGCCAAAGCCTACCCAAGGGCGTGATGAAGTATCCCGACCCAATGAAGGCCATTATGCAAGCCAACCATACTGGCCTTGCACAACGCGCTGAGGGCATTGCGCCAGCCGCCAAACCTTACGAGTTTTTTGTTGATTTTGAGTTTTTCAGCAATCTGAATGTGAATTTTGAGCAACAATGGCCCACGCTCCAAGGCACGCCCATGATTTTCATGATTGGGATTGGCTGGCTGGCAAATGGTCAGTGGCACTATCACGAGTGTATTGCTGAGCGTGAAGATCATCTCGCTGAACAAGCCATCTTGGCTGAATTTATTGCCGTTTTACAGGCCCAAACCAATCAGCAGCTTGATCAAGCGGTGCTTTACCATTGGCATAATGCTGAGCCAGTCGAATGTCGCCATGCTGCGGCCCGCCATCACTTGCCCAGCGACCATCTCTTACTCAATTTGCCATGGTTCGATTTGAAAAATGTTTTGGTCGATAATGCCTGTGCTGTGCCTGGCGCGTGGGATTATTCGCTCAAGAGCATTGCCAAAGCGTTGGCAGCCCTCGATGCCCAATATGATCCAGCCTGGCCCAGCGATTTAGCCGATGGCTCGCAAGCGCAGTTAGTTGGTTGGTATGCTTATCGCAAGCCTAATCCGCGCACTAGCCCAGAGATGCAATTGCTCAGCCGCTACTTAGAAGCCGATTGCCGCGCGACATGGAAAATTTTGGCTTGGCTACGAGCTGATGATTAATAATGTTAATAGATAGGCCATAGTTTGCTGGTTTCATGGCGACAACGACTATGCTAGATTGAGCAGCAGTTGTTGTGGAAAGGAATCGCTGGCTATGCAAAAATTACTCCCACCAAGGCTCTTTTTGTTGACGATTGGCCTGATGCTAGCATTACGCTGGCTTTGGCCAATTGCGCTTTTAGTGCCAACACCGTTCAATTGGCTTGGTTTGGTGATTGGGGTTGCTGGGTTGGCCGTCGCAATCAGCAGTGCCCGCCATTTTCGCCAAATTGGCACGAATATTATGACCTTTGGCCAGCCTGATCGCTTGGTGATCTCTGGTTGGTTTCGTTGGAGTCGCAACCCAATGTATTTGGGCTTTGGCCTCAGTTTATTGGGCATTGCCCTGTTGCTTGGCGCGGCAATCTCGAATTTAGTGCTGGTTATCGCGTTCGTCATTATTGTTGATCGTTGGTATATTGCCTTTGAAGAGCGGGCGATGTTAGCAAATTTTGGCGAGCAGTACACCGCCTATCAAGCCCAAACCCGCCGCTGGATTTAAATAAATTGGGCTGCACGCCGCTGGGCAGCCCAATTTAACTATTCAGCTTGTAATACCAAATGTTTCCACGGAGCCAATGCTACCTCGCGAATTTTGCCCTCGGCCACGCTATACAGTTCGCCAGTTTGCACATCGCGATAATGGGCAACGCTTGGTAATTGGGCATGCAACGGCAAATCAAGCGTCCAAGGCGTTTCATTATTATTTAGTACAATCACAAATTGGCCTTGATCATCCCAACGGGCACAAGCAAAAATATTCATATCGTTGTCGGCAAACAGTGTCGCATAATGGCCTGTGCGCAAGGCTGTATGCTCATGACGAAACTTAACCCAGCGTTTAGTCCAAGCTTGAAGCTCAGTCTGCCAGGTTTGCGGTTGATCCCACGGGAAACAGCGCCGACAATCGGGATCTTTGCCGCCATGCAAGCCAATTTCATCGCCATAATAGATACATGGCGCACCAGGAAAGATTAATTTGAACAAAACCGCTAATTTCATGCGCTCTAAAGCCCATTTACCAGCTTCTTCGGCCACACTCAAAAATCGCGCAGTATCGTGCGAGCCAAGCAAATTAAATTGGACATAGGTCACTTGCGGCTGATAGCGTACAATTAAATGGTCGATCCCAGCCGCAAAATCAGCGGCACGTACCCGATAGCTGGCAAAGAAATCGGTGCATAAATCGCGAAACAGATAATTCATCACTGCATCAAATTGATCGCCTTGCAGCCAAGCTGAGCCATCAGTCCAAATTTCGCCCACAATATAGGCTTCAGGATTAATATCTTTGACAATTGTGCGAAACTCACGCCAAAAGTTATGATCCTCAATTTCATTTGGCACATCCAAGCGCCAACCATCAATGCCTAATTCAATCCAATAGCGAGCTACATCAAGCAAATATTTGCGTACCGCCGGATTATCGGTGTTGAATTTGGGCAACTCGCGAAAATCCCACCAAGTACGATAATTAGCGGCATAGCGCGATTCATAGGGATGAATTGGAAAGCGCGAGATATGAAACCAATTGGTGTAGGGCGAGTGCACACCATTTTCAATTACATCGTGAAAGGCAAAAAAGCCGCGACCACAATGATTAAACACCGCATCAAGAATAACTTTAATTCCACGGCGATGAGCTTCATTCAATAAAGTTTTAAAGGTTTCTAGCGTACCAAAATGCGGATCGATTTTAAAATAATCGAAGGTATTATATTTATGTGAAGTTGTGGCTTGAAAAATTGGGTTGAGATACAGCGCATTAATGCCCAAATCGACTAAATAATCAAGCTTATCGATAATTCCTTGTAGATCGCCGCCCATATAATTATGTAAGGTTGGGCTTGTACCCCAAGGTTGCGCATTTGCCGGATCATTGGTTCGATCACCATTGGCAAAGCGCTCAGGGAAAATCTGATAAAAGACGGCATGTTTGACCCAATCGGGCGTTTGCCAATCGCTGGTTGTCATAGCTACTCCTGTTGATCGTGGCTTCGCAGCGTATGGTACCACAAGCGATTAGCCCTAATACAAAATCGGCATGGATACGAATCCATGCCGATCAACGCGTTAACTCAATTAATTTAGCTATTACGGCGGGCGACCAAGCGCAATTTGAAGCTACTGTCGGGGGCTGGGGTTGGAGCAAAAACTTTCTTCAATTTATAATCGATTGGATCAGCTTCGAATTTGGCATAGTGCAATAATGCAGCGGTGGTCAGCATAATTTGCACTTCGGCTAGGCCAGCGCCCAAACAGGTGTGCGAGCCAGTGCTAAATGGTGCGAATGCCCCAGGAATGCGGTGCTCATTACGCGGAGCCAGATAGCGATCAATATCGAATTTTTCTGGCTCAGGGTGGAGTTCGGGCAAGAAATGGCCGACCGTCGTTGCCACCAAAGTGCGTGCGCCTGCATCAACCCGATAGCCACCAAATTCAAACGGAGCTTTGACGGTGCGTGGCACGGCTGGCGCGATTGGATACATGCGGAAATTTTCGAGCACTACGCGATGCAACACTTCCATTTTGCGCAAATCGGCTGGATCGGGCACACCATTAGCAAACAGTGCATCGGCTTCAGCCTCAACTTGTTCGTATAGTTCTGGCTTAGTGGTCAGCACATACAACAAGAACGCCATCGTGTTGGCAACCGTATCCAAACCTGCGATGTATGGACCCAAGGCGGTCATGACCAAATCGCCCTCAGGCATTAAGCTAGGATCATTGGTTGCAGCGATAATATCGTCGATCAGGCTGGGCGGGCGGTTGGCATCACGTGCGCCGCTACGATGGGCTTTCAGCACCTGCTTGCTTAATTCCAAGCTGCGGTCGCGAGCACGGCGATATTCAGGCAACATGCGCAAAA from Chloroflexota bacterium includes these protein-coding regions:
- the otsB gene encoding trehalose-phosphatase, with the protein product MLSTTLKQRLQPIIKVERLGLITDIDGTISRIAPTPDGATVDPLCRAALSQLTEHLPLVAAVSGRAARDVQRMLQLPAMRYIGNHGLEIWGQDGGMLVPAAQPYSAAVREFVAAMQRYELPEGVVLESKGITATLHYRLATDQMAAELWLRKVLSELAAAHNLIITEGLMIFEVRPPVDWHKGSAVAWLIEEHKLEAAIFLGDDLTDVDGFRSIAAAREHGCQALAIGVINPESHPSVAETADICINGVDASAEVLQWILEQRLARTHPAGS
- a CDS encoding peptidoglycan-binding protein — encoded protein: MQRRLTWRWLGLLSLALGLLIQAPISAQTRNPQRANLTVTVTNADGKPLNNATVSVASLGLTATTDAAGNAHFSLTASESQAIEVAVDANGYRAWRLRNAQLIPNDTLLVDAPLTLTNKAVDQQPEIIEVQPHRLTTNTPQEASLNDDELNQIMAGTNTTPPSTIRVYRVSLGRIDTVNFKTYVKHVLPNEWVAGWRTESLRSGAMASKTYAWYRTMYPKYPGKGYDTKDTTADQVYNPNVSYASTNAAVDDTWNYRLIKNNAIFQSQYCAGSYNGSRTSGQCSQNHGWTVGLYMSQWGSKYLADNGSTWRSILTFYYDNATIGTISGGTTPSLPAWPSLRNGSSGNDVKAAQYLLRSHGHSLTADGAFGAGTEQAVRSFQSANGLTADGIIGPQTYAKLIKTVQNGSSGDAVRAIQTLLGITIDGAFGAGTEQAVLNLQSTYGLTRDGIVGPLTWQAAFGK
- the ettA gene encoding energy-dependent translational throttle protein EttA; this encodes MFVDNKVIYSMIRVSKIHPPNKQVLKDISLSYFLGAKIGVLGTNGSGKSSLLRILAGVDQEFQGETVLAPGYTIGYLEQEPQLDTGKTVRQIVEEAVKPVVDALREYDEINAKFGESMSDDEMDALIQRQGEVQDKLDQMNAWDLDSRLDFAMDALRCPPSDTPVEVLSGGERRRVALCRLLLEEPSILLLDEPTNHLDAESVAWLEKHLQEYPGTVIAVTHDRHFLNNVAGWILELDRGQGIPWKGNYSSWLEQKQQRLANEEKAESQRQKTLQRELDWINMAPKARQTKSKARINAYEQLLSQNTEKAQGELEIFIPPGPRLGDIVIRANNVSKSFGDKLLYENLTLDLPAGGIVGIIGPNGAGKTTLFRMITDQEQPDSGVFEVGSTVKLAYVDQSRETLDPEKTVWEEISEGAEQIQLGPRTVNSRAYVARFNFSGSDQQKKVGGLSGGERNRVHLAKMLKSGANVILLDEPTNDLDVHTLRALEEALENFGGCAVIISHDRWFLDRVATHMLAFEGDSQVVWYPGTYSEYEADRRKRLGSAADHPHRITYRKLRRD
- a CDS encoding ribonuclease H-like domain-containing protein, which gives rise to MLRVSDALRVLLQNQTVVGNDWLPPTKIRSLYLNDPAAIWLEHHGAAHGFAPETLSYAFIDFLAEKGHQFELAWLQRVAPNAVQVCVEPYEGREAHRVAQTLDLIEAGTPVIAQPALWWPAERIFGTPDLIVLSSWFRQQYPEMGHLVGETEHYLVLDLKFSSNLEKREKAADLSCYSAQTRMYSYMLGQIQGIMPQHAFLITRDRLHNPISIPIEAQLEQPLDADIRQNCERYFEIVRNGGQYLPWNDPIVQLNPNVNDERWSKARTQIRQRQPGGEMLRLWNIGAAAQQKLVKAGITTLSSLMNAASQSLPKGVMKYPDPMKAIMQANHTGLAQRAEGIAPAAKPYEFFVDFEFFSNLNVNFEQQWPTLQGTPMIFMIGIGWLANGQWHYHECIAEREDHLAEQAILAEFIAVLQAQTNQQLDQAVLYHWHNAEPVECRHAAARHHLPSDHLLLNLPWFDLKNVLVDNACAVPGAWDYSLKSIAKALAALDAQYDPAWPSDLADGSQAQLVGWYAYRKPNPRTSPEMQLLSRYLEADCRATWKILAWLRADD
- a CDS encoding isoprenylcysteine carboxylmethyltransferase family protein; this encodes MQKLLPPRLFLLTIGLMLALRWLWPIALLVPTPFNWLGLVIGVAGLAVAISSARHFRQIGTNIMTFGQPDRLVISGWFRWSRNPMYLGFGLSLLGIALLLGAAISNLVLVIAFVIIVDRWYIAFEERAMLANFGEQYTAYQAQTRRWI
- a CDS encoding glycoside hydrolase family 13 protein — its product is MTTSDWQTPDWVKHAVFYQIFPERFANGDRTNDPANAQPWGTSPTLHNYMGGDLQGIIDKLDYLVDLGINALYLNPIFQATTSHKYNTFDYFKIDPHFGTLETFKTLLNEAHRRGIKVILDAVFNHCGRGFFAFHDVIENGVHSPYTNWFHISRFPIHPYESRYAANYRTWWDFRELPKFNTDNPAVRKYLLDVARYWIELGIDGWRLDVPNEIEDHNFWREFRTIVKDINPEAYIVGEIWTDGSAWLQGDQFDAVMNYLFRDLCTDFFASYRVRAADFAAGIDHLIVRYQPQVTYVQFNLLGSHDTARFLSVAEEAGKWALERMKLAVLFKLIFPGAPCIYYGDEIGLHGGKDPDCRRCFPWDQPQTWQTELQAWTKRWVKFRHEHTALRTGHYATLFADNDMNIFACARWDDQGQFVIVLNNNETPWTLDLPLHAQLPSVAHYRDVQTGELYSVAEGKIREVALAPWKHLVLQAE
- a CDS encoding cytochrome P450, producing MTVQQMLWKSGPTDAPLPPVADGSFLVGSLQAMLSDPIDFFVKQYQKFGPIFRVKALNNKFTILAGPEACLFLAREGTKHFSSWDTWHSLDSEMGASKSLISVDGEQHSRLRALQKRGYSRQTIETQFPEVLKVVHGFLDQWQVGTSKATVTQLQRLITDELGMLIAGQGPGDYIDDVRTFVRIALMTHITRQRPGILRMLPEYRRARDRSLELSKQVLKAHRSGARDANRPPSLIDDIIAATNDPSLMPEGDLVMTALGPYIAGLDTVANTMAFLLYVLTTKPELYEQVEAEADALFANGVPDPADLRKMEVLHRVVLENFRMYPIAPAVPRTVKAPFEFGGYRVDAGARTLVATTVGHFLPELHPEPEKFDIDRYLAPRNEHRIPGAFAPFSTGSHTCLGAGLAEVQIMLTTAALLHYAKFEADPIDYKLKKVFAPTPAPDSSFKLRLVARRNS